The sequence below is a genomic window from Bacteroidota bacterium.
CATCACGAATTTTTCAGCATGCGAGCTACACAAACTAGATGAAAAAGTGTTACTACATCGTTTTTTTGAGAAGCAAAACAACGCGACATAGAATATCGATCTTTGGCATTCCGGAGTCCGCATGCACCCATGCGTACAGCCAGGTCATGGTCTCCAGCAAGCCGATCGATGGCTTCTGCAAGCTGCTGATCGTTGTTGGGCGATACAAGCAGAGAGAACTCATCCAGGGCATATTCGGGGATCCCACCAGCTTTGGAAGCGATGACGGGGCGTCCTGCTGCTGCTGCCTCCAGGGTAATCAGGCCGGCCGGCTCCTCCCAAACGGAAGGAAAAACAATACCGCGGGCGTCAGCCATGATTTGTCTGACTTGTTGCTGATCCACCCAGCCATGAAAGGTCACAATATCTTGTAAGTCGTTGCGCTTGCAATATGCTTCGAGTTCTGCATGCAACGGTCCATCGCCGGCAATGTCGACGTGGATGTCCGATTTGACCAGCTTCAGCGCGCGCAGCAACCAGGGCACCCCTTTCTGCGGCACGAGTCTGCCAAGAAAGGCAAAGCGAGGTTTATCGGAATTTGGAATGTCCTGCGTCGGCGCCGGCCTATCTGGTGCAGGCGAGTTGAGTACGTGCAGCATGGATTCATCGAAACCCGTCCTAACCATCCAGTCTTTCAGGAAATGGCTGACTGTAAACGTATGTACGGCTGCACCGAGGCGAAACTCGTTTTTGATACCGCCAAAATTGCGTTTGATTTTGGCTACTTTCAGGCTCCCACACCGTTCGGTCAGGTGTGTCATGAAGCAGCCGGCTACAGAGTAGTGCCGTTTGCAGGGCTGGCTGGAACGGGCGAGAAACCGGGTCCCGGTTGGACATGAACCCTGATTACCGTGCATCGTGCGCACCGTGGTCACCCGATCTTCCGGGAGCAGGTACACAGGCTTGTGTAAATGAAGGATATCGCAGGAAAGGGCCTTGCATCGCGCAAACAGCGCAGCGTCATCAGCCACAATTTCTGTATCATTGCGTCCTTCTGCATGCGCAGGATCGCGCGAGAAGTAAACGACGTCCATCCCGGCTGCCGTCTGTGCTTCGCCAAGCCGGCGCACATAGGTAGCAATACCTCCTTTGGCCCACAGATTAGGTGCGTAATGTGCTATCTTTTTCACGGCTTCAGGCGGATTAACTTTTGATCAGCGGTTCGGAGACCAGCGGTGCCACGCTGGCCAACGGGTACTTCCTGACTTGCTCCATGCGCTCCAGGATCGCTTTCCAGTCTCCCGTGGGTACGATGTAACCGTTCTCGCCGGGTACGATGTATTCTTTCATCCCGGTGTCTTCTGTTACAATAGCCGGCACGCCACAGGCCAATGCCTCCATCGGCGCGTATGCAAATCCATCTTCATAACTGGGATGCACATAGACATCTGCTTCCTGAAATGGTTTAAGCGGATCACCCGGTGCAAACTTGATGCGTTTGTCCCCACCAATGAGGCGGCCAAACCAGGTTTTCATTTTGCGCGTAGCGCATCCACCAACCAGCGTCAGTTCTGCCCGCTGATTGGAGAGTGCTTTGAATGCTTTGATTAACAGTGGAATCCCTTTTGTAGCATCAACCCGTCCCGCATAAACAACCCGAAAAATGCCATCATCGGGCTTGCGCGCCGGCGGGGTAAATTTAGGGTGAACGGCAAGCGATGTATGCCTGAGCTTGGCCGGCGAGATGCCTTCGTCTATTAACGACTGCCGGGTGTATGCTGCGTGCGTGTAGATGTAATCCGCCATCTCGTATTCCCGCATTGTTTTGCGGGCGAGCGCTTCATTAAGCCACGTATCTTTTACACCATGCTGCTTTGCGGCAATGGCATGCATCCGCTGCACATTGCGGACATGGCTGTTTGCTGCAATCAGTTCGAGCGTCCCATAACCCAGAGCGCGTGCCTTTTCAAAACTGAACAGCGACTTGCCTACAAAGCCCATAAAACAGGTTGCTTTGATATCGAGCGCAGCGGCAATGCGTTTGTCGAAAATGCGTTCCCCAACATAAGCTGCCCACTGCGGACTAAACCGTAGCGGGGTGTATTTTTTCAGAAATCTAAGGCGGACAAAATCGACGGTGCGGGCAATTTTTTCATCGCCGGCTTTGTGTGTATGGGCATAATACGCCGTTAGCTCGCCGCTTGCACGCGACTCTTCAACCAACTGGGCAAAGTGTTGTCCCAGCCCTCCCTTTCCATAAGCTGTTCTACAAGCTATAACTCTCATAAGTCACGTGGAGCACCCACAAACCCATCTATGAATATGTTCGGAAGCACATGCTGGGGAGATATGACAAGGCACCAAAAGCTGGTTTTTTCGAGCCATATATCTGTGCTGGATACTGGCTTCGATTTGTGCATTCATTGCTTTTTTTGACACCTTAAATTCGTTGCAACACCCCCAAAATGCAGAAAGGCCAGGTACCAGCCGCCTCGCATTTTAGCAAGCTCAGCCAGACTGCCGCAGCGGCTGTGTTCGTCTACGCCGGCCAAGGGTCATTCTATTGAAGAAACGGGCAAAAATTTTGGATTTGACCGTAAAGTGCCGCACCTTGTGATGCTTGCGCTCCTGCATTTGCCAGTACCATTCTTTGGCAAACAACTCTACGCGCTGTGCGACCGATAACCCGTTACCGGAAAAATCATACCCAAATTCCTGCATCTCTTTTTTGCAGATGGTTTCGATCATTGCTACATCATGATCTGCAAGATTCTTTTTCCACTTGTCCAACATGTCTGCAGAAATCGGCCGGGTAGCCGCCTTGTTGAATGAAGAAGCGGCCTCTGCTTTCATATACCGGCTTGCGTCTTTGTAAAAAGACAACATCGCCGGCTCAAACGCTTCACCAATAAATGTGCAGATTGACCTTACAGTTGCTTCAGGCGCGGTGACAATGTCTTCGTAGCGCAGCAGCATCCGCTGCGATGCTGGTACTGCGTCTTCGAGGATAGCCCGCCCCTTTTGCATAAATTTTCGCCGGCTCATCGCATTAAACGTAATGTCGTCCGGAAAAAATGTAGTCTTCATCATCGAACTGACGCCGGCCCGCGGATCACGGACAAGGTGAATAAACCGGGCATCGGGAAACATGGCCAGCAAGATATCTGCATAAAACAAATTGCCAGGTGTTTTTTCGCCCCAGCGTTTTTTCGCCTGCCCACTGGCCCAATGTTCCAGCACCATTTTGTAGGGCAAACAGAAATTCTGCTGATCAGCTGCTAGAATTGTTGTTTTTAGTGCCGTACGATCGATGCCTTCCAGTACACTGCATTTGTTGTCCACAAAATCTGTAACAAACCGCGTGTAAGCGTCATGCGACAAGCCCGGGGCACGCCATTGCTCAATGGGTACGCCAGCCATAAAGGAGCCGAAGTAGATAATTTCTTCCGGGATTGCAACATGGGGATGGGCATTCAGAATCAGCCGCAACAAAGTGGTCCCGGAACGATTGGC
It includes:
- a CDS encoding glycosyltransferase family 4 protein, which encodes MKKIAHYAPNLWAKGGIATYVRRLGEAQTAAGMDVVYFSRDPAHAEGRNDTEIVADDAALFARCKALSCDILHLHKPVYLLPEDRVTTVRTMHGNQGSCPTGTRFLARSSQPCKRHYSVAGCFMTHLTERCGSLKVAKIKRNFGGIKNEFRLGAAVHTFTVSHFLKDWMVRTGFDESMLHVLNSPAPDRPAPTQDIPNSDKPRFAFLGRLVPQKGVPWLLRALKLVKSDIHVDIAGDGPLHAELEAYCKRNDLQDIVTFHGWVDQQQVRQIMADARGIVFPSVWEEPAGLITLEAAAAGRPVIASKAGGIPEYALDEFSLLVSPNNDQQLAEAIDRLAGDHDLAVRMGACGLRNAKDRYSMSRCFASQKNDVVTLFHLVCVARMLKNS
- a CDS encoding glycosyltransferase, which produces MRVIACRTAYGKGGLGQHFAQLVEESRASGELTAYYAHTHKAGDEKIARTVDFVRLRFLKKYTPLRFSPQWAAYVGERIFDKRIAAALDIKATCFMGFVGKSLFSFEKARALGYGTLELIAANSHVRNVQRMHAIAAKQHGVKDTWLNEALARKTMREYEMADYIYTHAAYTRQSLIDEGISPAKLRHTSLAVHPKFTPPARKPDDGIFRVVYAGRVDATKGIPLLIKAFKALSNQRAELTLVGGCATRKMKTWFGRLIGGDKRIKFAPGDPLKPFQEADVYVHPSYEDGFAYAPMEALACGVPAIVTEDTGMKEYIVPGENGYIVPTGDWKAILERMEQVRKYPLASVAPLVSEPLIKS
- a CDS encoding sulfotransferase codes for the protein MESPIFIVGANRSGTTLLRLILNAHPHVAIPEEIIYFGSFMAGVPIEQWRAPGLSHDAYTRFVTDFVDNKCSVLEGIDRTALKTTILAADQQNFCLPYKMVLEHWASGQAKKRWGEKTPGNLFYADILLAMFPDARFIHLVRDPRAGVSSMMKTTFFPDDITFNAMSRRKFMQKGRAILEDAVPASQRMLLRYEDIVTAPEATVRSICTFIGEAFEPAMLSFYKDASRYMKAEAASSFNKAATRPISADMLDKWKKNLADHDVAMIETICKKEMQEFGYDFSGNGLSVAQRVELFAKEWYWQMQERKHHKVRHFTVKSKIFARFFNRMTLGRRRRTQPLRQSG